The proteins below are encoded in one region of Limnochorda pilosa:
- a CDS encoding LPS-assembly protein LptD — MERGEARRDRRSRSPAPGPLPRARRGASRQGPKVPRLLATLLGLVLAGLTMVGAPASPVAAEALPARLQVNGEATYDPGSHWLSASQVRFQQGSLTVESDWLEADLARQTVIFSGQVRLDAEGGRWEGEQLTYALDTGRFSLDQGTAEVQAPGAQGPLRLRVPRVDGSPSRIHLGGASLTTCGLDKPEYHVRAREIEIEPGRRMVLRHVVYVEGSIPLFYWPQVTIPLDEEGGGLGASPFEPPEVGWSEEDGWYLRTTYYYDTRAERLGALHAGYHQYSGWGLGVTQRLPLGPASWTVGADWLQNPPSEARDRAVAEPRYRLRTRLELPADPGAPVRATYQGEYWELRPQGTPVRGDWSLADDLTVSAEVGGVQAALTAHQERSVEDGVQAGKEGADVTVRRTVGPLTLRVEARGRRWQEDDTVKEHLGYLGAVEARAGGWDAAVRDGWTLHPNLLAYKDPSGWIRFGRNPEAELGYTLPSTLWVGPMRGTRLRLSAQDGRYAEEDVKGTSSEWIHATHLEARSSSTRIPLGAGLSLGAGAWAGDWAYETGERLDYAGTSWTLQVRPSAAFIGELGYTVQQAWGETPFVSHRDVWNDRERVSLLLEADLRPLRVGAYASYDLLEQSADDLVGLVELRPSPRLQVGAAAHYSVPDEEFTRYDARVAVGLSERWWLEGQAAYTFDPADPDKGTVPLRSQVSLKYTSDCRTVSLRFDGATKTVWLEYRLNAFPASPLQLGREAETEEPTLFDLPDMKAVVRQVTSS, encoded by the coding sequence GTGGAGCGGGGGGAGGCGCGAAGAGACCGCAGGAGCCGGTCGCCGGCTCCGGGGCCCTTGCCGCGGGCACGCCGCGGCGCGTCCCGGCAGGGGCCAAAGGTTCCCCGCCTCCTCGCGACCCTCCTGGGCCTGGTGCTGGCCGGCCTCACCATGGTCGGGGCGCCCGCGTCGCCGGTGGCCGCCGAGGCCCTTCCCGCCCGCCTCCAGGTGAACGGTGAGGCAACCTACGATCCCGGGAGCCACTGGCTCTCCGCCAGCCAGGTGCGCTTCCAGCAGGGGTCGCTCACGGTGGAGAGCGACTGGCTGGAGGCCGACCTGGCCCGCCAGACGGTCATCTTCTCGGGCCAGGTCCGGCTCGATGCAGAGGGCGGCCGCTGGGAGGGTGAGCAGCTCACCTACGCCCTGGACACGGGGCGCTTCTCCTTGGACCAAGGGACGGCGGAGGTGCAGGCGCCCGGCGCCCAGGGCCCGCTCCGCCTGCGCGTGCCGCGGGTGGACGGGTCTCCGTCCCGCATCCACCTGGGGGGAGCGTCCCTCACCACGTGCGGCCTGGACAAGCCTGAGTACCACGTGCGCGCCCGAGAGATCGAGATCGAACCCGGGCGCCGGATGGTTCTCCGCCACGTGGTCTACGTGGAGGGGTCCATCCCTCTCTTCTACTGGCCCCAGGTGACGATCCCGCTGGACGAGGAAGGTGGCGGCCTGGGGGCCTCGCCGTTCGAACCTCCCGAGGTCGGGTGGTCGGAGGAGGACGGCTGGTACCTACGCACCACCTACTACTACGACACCCGGGCCGAGCGCCTGGGGGCCCTCCACGCGGGCTACCACCAGTACTCCGGGTGGGGGCTGGGGGTGACCCAGCGCCTGCCCCTGGGGCCCGCATCGTGGACGGTGGGGGCCGACTGGCTGCAGAACCCGCCCAGCGAGGCGAGGGATCGGGCCGTGGCCGAACCGCGCTACCGCCTCCGCACCCGCCTGGAGCTCCCTGCCGACCCGGGCGCGCCCGTACGGGCAACCTACCAAGGGGAGTACTGGGAGCTTCGCCCGCAGGGCACCCCGGTCCGGGGGGACTGGTCGCTCGCGGACGACCTCACTGTTTCCGCCGAGGTGGGCGGCGTCCAAGCCGCGCTCACCGCCCACCAGGAGCGATCGGTGGAGGATGGCGTGCAGGCCGGTAAGGAGGGCGCGGACGTGACCGTCCGCCGGACGGTGGGCCCCCTCACGCTTCGGGTCGAGGCTCGGGGCCGCCGGTGGCAGGAGGACGACACGGTGAAGGAGCACCTCGGCTACCTGGGCGCGGTGGAGGCCCGGGCGGGGGGATGGGACGCCGCGGTACGGGACGGGTGGACTCTCCATCCCAACCTGCTGGCGTACAAGGACCCCTCGGGCTGGATCCGCTTCGGGCGGAACCCTGAGGCGGAGCTGGGGTACACGCTTCCAAGCACTCTCTGGGTTGGCCCCATGAGGGGTACCCGCCTGCGCTTGTCCGCCCAGGATGGACGCTACGCGGAGGAAGACGTGAAGGGAACCTCGAGCGAGTGGATCCACGCCACCCATCTGGAGGCCCGCAGCAGCAGCACCCGCATTCCCCTGGGCGCAGGCCTCAGCCTGGGCGCGGGTGCCTGGGCCGGGGACTGGGCGTACGAGACGGGGGAGCGACTCGACTACGCCGGGACCTCCTGGACCCTCCAGGTCCGCCCGAGCGCGGCCTTCATCGGCGAGCTGGGCTACACCGTGCAGCAGGCGTGGGGCGAGACCCCTTTCGTCTCGCACAGGGACGTGTGGAACGACAGGGAGCGGGTGAGCCTGCTGCTGGAAGCGGACCTCCGGCCCCTGCGGGTGGGTGCCTACGCCTCCTACGACCTCCTGGAACAGAGCGCCGACGACCTGGTGGGTCTGGTGGAGCTGAGGCCCAGCCCTCGCCTTCAGGTGGGCGCGGCAGCCCACTACAGCGTCCCCGACGAGGAGTTCACCCGGTACGATGCCCGCGTGGCCGTGGGTCTCAGCGAGCGGTGGTGGCTCGAGGGGCAGGCGGCCTACACCTTCGACCCGGCCGACCCGGACAAGGGCACGGTGCCCCTGCGGAGCCAGGTGAGTCTGAAGTACACGTCGGACTGCCGCACCGTGAGCCTCCGCTTCGACGGGGCCACCAAGACGGTATGGCTCGAGTACCGGCTCAACGCCTTCCCTGCCTCGCCCCTGCAGCTCGGCCGGGAAGCTGAGACAGAGGAGCCCACCCTCTTCGACCTGCCGGACATGAAGGCCGTGGTGAGGCAGGTGACCTCGTCATGA
- the folE gene encoding GTP cyclohydrolase I FolE, which translates to MRVDAERNGTTRVRPGVALERIEAAVREIIEAIGEDPGREGLQETPRRIAEMYAELFSGLREDPARHLAVSFEEGHDEMVIVKEIPFYSMCEHHFMPFHGAVHVGYLPRGRVVGISKVARVVEDLARRPQLQERLTTQVADTLMQGLEPRGVGVVIEAEHTCMTARGVRKPGSRIVTSATRGLFRENMATRHEFLSLIGRGLKG; encoded by the coding sequence ATGCGCGTGGACGCGGAGCGGAACGGTACCACCCGGGTGCGGCCGGGAGTCGCCCTGGAAAGGATCGAGGCCGCGGTGCGGGAGATCATCGAGGCCATCGGGGAGGACCCGGGGCGGGAAGGCCTGCAGGAGACCCCCCGCCGTATCGCGGAGATGTACGCGGAGCTCTTCTCCGGGCTCAGGGAGGACCCGGCCCGTCACCTGGCCGTCTCTTTCGAAGAAGGGCACGACGAGATGGTGATCGTGAAGGAGATCCCCTTCTACTCCATGTGCGAGCACCACTTCATGCCCTTTCACGGCGCCGTGCACGTGGGCTACCTGCCCCGGGGCCGGGTGGTGGGCATCAGCAAGGTCGCCCGGGTGGTGGAGGACCTGGCCCGCCGGCCCCAGCTTCAGGAACGTCTCACGACCCAGGTGGCCGACACCCTCATGCAGGGGCTGGAACCCAGGGGCGTGGGGGTGGTCATCGAGGCGGAGCACACCTGCATGACGGCCAGAGGTGTGCGCAAGCCGGGCAGCCGCATCGTCACCTCGGCGACCCGCGGGCTCTTTCGCGAGAACATGGCCACCCGCCACGAGTTCCTCTCGCTGATCGGGCGGGGCCTGAAGGGCTAG
- a CDS encoding isoaspartyl peptidase/L-asparaginase family protein, with translation MNDGVPALIVHGGAGSISDPEGHRAGVRRAVDAGFAVLDDGGSALNAVLAAVRVLEDDPVFNAGTGSCLTLQGEVEMDAAVARGDGGFGAVTCVRGVRHPVDLARAVMERTDHLILAGEGAVQLARRLGFPPYNPVTEERLAQWRRALEAAERGEGRFSRRGGWYSTVGAAARDASGAVAAATSTGGIVLKLPGRVGDTPVPGAGTHAGVHGAASATGHGEGILRLALTRGVVEAMESLSAQEACRMAVDRARAAGVEAGVIGVDLQGRVGFAFNTPSMAWAYRVAGEAAVAHAGGPQGVEPAARF, from the coding sequence ATGAACGACGGAGTCCCGGCCCTGATCGTCCACGGCGGCGCCGGCTCGATCAGCGACCCTGAGGGTCATCGAGCCGGCGTCCGGCGCGCGGTGGACGCGGGCTTTGCGGTGCTGGACGACGGCGGTTCCGCGCTGAATGCGGTGCTGGCGGCGGTTCGGGTGCTGGAGGACGATCCCGTTTTCAACGCGGGCACGGGGTCTTGCCTGACCCTCCAGGGCGAGGTGGAGATGGACGCGGCCGTGGCCCGAGGGGACGGGGGCTTCGGCGCAGTCACCTGCGTGCGGGGGGTCCGGCACCCTGTGGACCTCGCGCGGGCGGTGATGGAGCGCACCGACCACCTGATCCTGGCGGGCGAGGGTGCCGTGCAGCTGGCCCGGAGGCTTGGCTTCCCCCCCTACAACCCCGTCACCGAAGAGCGGCTCGCCCAGTGGCGCCGGGCGCTGGAGGCGGCGGAGCGGGGCGAGGGACGGTTCAGCCGCCGGGGAGGGTGGTACTCCACCGTGGGCGCGGCGGCCAGGGACGCCTCGGGAGCGGTGGCGGCCGCCACGTCCACGGGCGGCATCGTCCTCAAGCTTCCGGGCCGGGTGGGCGACACCCCCGTGCCCGGGGCGGGAACCCACGCCGGGGTTCATGGCGCCGCGTCGGCCACCGGCCACGGGGAAGGCATCCTGCGGCTGGCCCTCACCCGGGGGGTGGTGGAGGCCATGGAGAGCCTCTCAGCGCAGGAAGCGTGCCGGATGGCCGTGGACCGCGCGAGGGCTGCCGGCGTGGAGGCGGGAGTGATCGGCGTGGACCTCCAGGGGCGCGTGGGCTTCGCCTTCAACACGCCTTCCATGGCCTGGGCCTACCGCGTGGCCGGAGAAGCCGCGGTGGCCCACGCGGGCGGTCCCCAAGGGGTGGAGCCCGCCGCCCGCTTCTGA
- the folP gene encoding dihydropteroate synthase produces MARSGPWMPMETNIQAWLIDAGGVSEAFGSRGRAGETPPRPGLRVKVAGASLERLQALAEAAGPLGIEVRWDWGASGGTPGAERPPGPLPVPEAARVRNEPPGRWSQDAADGQGLMLGGSQEQLQALVERWQDLDPQAALALEAGLRAGLSRPERFRARGTVYPLARFPYLLGILNVTTDSFYSGARHFGTDAALRRAEQVAREGGDWIEVGGESARGGTPLSPEAEAERVAPVVAALRARIPLPVAVDTYKPQVARAAVEAGASLINDISGGADPEMFRVARETGAALVLMHLTARPKEEYEDPGYPSTLDAVRWFLGERLALAREAGVEEEQLLVDPGLNFGKHPRRDLEIMRSLKSFSALGRPLYLATSRKDYLRDLLGLPPEELLEATEAAVAFAVLQGVQLFRVHDVAAVARVRAVAWAIHEAVAAGARG; encoded by the coding sequence GTGGCGCGGTCCGGGCCCTGGATGCCCATGGAAACCAATATCCAGGCGTGGCTCATCGACGCCGGCGGCGTCTCGGAGGCGTTCGGGAGCCGTGGCAGAGCCGGGGAGACCCCGCCCCGGCCTGGCCTGCGCGTGAAGGTGGCCGGGGCCTCTCTGGAGCGCCTTCAGGCCCTGGCCGAAGCGGCAGGCCCGCTTGGGATCGAGGTGCGGTGGGATTGGGGCGCCTCCGGGGGAACGCCTGGCGCCGAACGACCACCCGGACCGCTCCCGGTGCCGGAAGCCGCCCGCGTTCGGAACGAGCCTCCCGGTCGCTGGAGCCAGGATGCAGCCGACGGGCAGGGGCTGATGCTGGGGGGGTCCCAGGAGCAGCTTCAGGCCCTGGTGGAACGCTGGCAAGACCTGGACCCCCAGGCGGCGCTGGCCCTTGAGGCGGGCCTCAGGGCCGGGCTCTCCCGGCCCGAGCGCTTCCGGGCCCGAGGTACCGTTTACCCGCTGGCTCGCTTCCCCTACCTGCTGGGCATCCTCAACGTGACCACCGACTCCTTCTACTCCGGAGCCCGCCACTTCGGCACGGACGCGGCCCTGCGCCGGGCGGAGCAGGTGGCCCGGGAGGGCGGCGACTGGATCGAGGTGGGCGGCGAGTCGGCCCGGGGCGGCACGCCCCTTTCGCCCGAGGCAGAGGCCGAGCGGGTGGCCCCGGTGGTGGCGGCCCTGCGGGCCCGCATCCCATTGCCCGTTGCGGTGGATACCTACAAGCCCCAGGTGGCCAGGGCCGCGGTGGAGGCAGGCGCCTCGCTCATCAACGACATCTCGGGTGGGGCCGACCCGGAGATGTTCCGGGTGGCCCGGGAGACGGGCGCGGCCCTGGTGCTCATGCACCTGACGGCGCGGCCGAAGGAGGAGTACGAGGACCCCGGGTACCCCTCCACCCTGGACGCGGTCCGCTGGTTCCTGGGCGAGCGGCTGGCCCTGGCCCGGGAGGCGGGCGTGGAAGAGGAGCAGCTCCTGGTCGACCCCGGGCTCAACTTCGGCAAGCACCCCCGGCGGGACCTGGAGATCATGCGCTCGCTGAAGAGCTTTTCGGCGCTGGGTCGCCCCCTTTACCTCGCGACCTCCCGTAAGGACTACCTGAGGGACCTGCTCGGGCTGCCGCCCGAAGAGCTCCTGGAGGCCACGGAGGCGGCCGTCGCCTTCGCGGTTCTCCAGGGCGTGCAGCTCTTCCGGGTGCACGACGTGGCAGCCGTGGCTCGGGTGCGCGCGGTCGCATGGGCCATCCACGAGGCAGTGGCCGCCGGGGCGCGGGGGTGA
- a CDS encoding M48 family metallopeptidase, with translation MRLFLGPLQTMRYALGLGVVVLGFFVLDFALAQGALLVVVVSVRRRTRSSAKPRVLGLLHFAQNMTALVGPLAVTLAFIAVPDLVIDVLQHAPLLFPTSLSFLHLLSTLVLPGFVRRALGAVEYEDPAWHDATNRTSHGRAWVRPWVIEGTGTLNAVAVGLIRPQVFVTSDLVDELGEKQRLAVYLHEIGHIERRHGWRMLGWSFVLASAAAILIMVLRDRIPEPGVVVVVVVAYVAAFLGFPALSRRYELEADAFAAERASAHEVAAALREIDARNGEVENVSMLRLHPSVRERCRALGWECDGTQCGHDASTAPCGP, from the coding sequence GTGAGACTCTTCCTCGGACCGCTTCAAACGATGCGATACGCTTTAGGGCTTGGCGTCGTAGTTCTGGGGTTCTTCGTACTCGACTTCGCGCTAGCACAGGGGGCCCTCCTGGTCGTCGTGGTTTCGGTACGGCGAAGGACTCGTTCTTCGGCCAAGCCCCGTGTTCTCGGACTTCTTCACTTTGCGCAGAATATGACCGCACTCGTTGGACCCCTTGCAGTGACTCTTGCGTTCATTGCGGTCCCCGATCTTGTCATAGATGTCCTCCAGCATGCTCCCCTGTTGTTCCCCACCAGCCTTTCCTTTCTCCATCTCCTTTCGACACTGGTTCTACCTGGATTCGTCAGGAGAGCACTTGGGGCCGTTGAGTACGAAGATCCTGCCTGGCACGATGCAACGAACAGAACCTCCCACGGTCGAGCATGGGTACGACCATGGGTCATAGAGGGTACAGGGACGCTCAACGCGGTTGCGGTCGGATTGATCCGACCACAGGTCTTCGTTACCAGCGACTTGGTCGATGAGTTAGGAGAAAAACAACGCCTGGCGGTCTACCTTCACGAGATTGGACACATAGAGAGGCGACACGGATGGCGCATGCTGGGTTGGAGCTTCGTGCTGGCAAGTGCGGCCGCCATTCTGATCATGGTTTTGCGGGATAGAATTCCCGAACCAGGCGTGGTAGTGGTAGTTGTAGTAGCATATGTTGCGGCTTTCCTTGGATTCCCAGCACTATCACGCCGCTACGAGCTTGAGGCCGATGCCTTCGCGGCAGAAAGAGCAAGCGCCCACGAAGTGGCAGCAGCTCTTCGGGAAATCGATGCGCGCAACGGCGAGGTTGAGAATGTATCGATGTTGCGTCTTCACCCAAGCGTGCGAGAGCGCTGCCGCGCTCTGGGTTGGGAGTGTGATGGGACCCAATGTGGTCATGACGCATCTACTGCCCCATGCGGTCCTTGA
- a CDS encoding NlpC/P60 family protein produces MARSMRVRRAACLGLAAVLVLGVHATGQQAPAPREPLSVEAAAQAAEEALSYARLSYPVGDETQQGMPFKLAGQTTLQEFLDAVQAGADPGSMGVDASGLVVNVYRSVVPGLTFLWQATESGLSEATDASSQALFYWNVDAVDLASAVPGDLLFFKGRSGDPQGVAIITRLSPERVDFVVASARAGKVVETFARPGGTYWQENVLAMGRLLIPQTGGPSS; encoded by the coding sequence ATGGCGCGATCCATGAGGGTACGCAGGGCGGCCTGCCTGGGCTTGGCTGCGGTCCTCGTCCTGGGGGTGCACGCGACCGGCCAGCAGGCGCCGGCGCCGCGCGAGCCCCTCAGCGTCGAGGCGGCGGCTCAGGCGGCCGAGGAGGCCTTGAGCTACGCCCGTCTGAGCTATCCGGTGGGCGACGAGACGCAGCAAGGCATGCCCTTCAAGCTGGCTGGCCAGACGACGTTGCAGGAGTTCCTGGACGCGGTTCAGGCCGGGGCGGACCCGGGATCCATGGGGGTGGACGCCTCGGGCCTGGTGGTGAACGTGTACCGGTCGGTGGTACCGGGCCTCACCTTTCTCTGGCAAGCCACCGAATCGGGGTTGAGCGAGGCGACGGATGCCAGCAGCCAGGCGCTCTTCTACTGGAACGTGGACGCGGTCGACCTGGCGTCGGCGGTGCCTGGGGACCTCCTCTTCTTCAAGGGGCGCAGCGGCGACCCGCAGGGCGTCGCGATCATCACCCGCCTCTCCCCTGAGCGGGTGGACTTTGTGGTGGCCTCTGCGAGGGCGGGGAAAGTCGTCGAGACCTTCGCCCGTCCGGGCGGCACCTACTGGCAGGAGAACGTCCTGGCGATGGGGAGGCTCTTGATCCCCCAGACCGGCGGGCCTTCTTCCTGA
- a CDS encoding metal-sensitive transcriptional regulator translates to MPRTRETALPGLKVDVQEGPDEERLAPLLARMRRIEGQARGIQRMLQEGRPCHEVVMQLAAMRAALSKVGMALIADNLERCVSQGDDPRATLDQARDLLMKFS, encoded by the coding sequence TTGCCCCGAACGAGGGAGACCGCCCTGCCGGGCCTGAAGGTGGACGTGCAGGAGGGGCCCGATGAGGAACGGCTCGCCCCCCTGCTGGCGCGGATGCGGCGGATCGAGGGGCAGGCGCGCGGCATCCAGCGGATGCTCCAGGAAGGCCGCCCGTGCCACGAGGTGGTGATGCAACTCGCGGCCATGCGCGCGGCCCTGTCGAAGGTCGGGATGGCGCTGATCGCCGACAATCTGGAGCGGTGCGTCTCCCAGGGGGATGACCCCCGTGCCACGCTGGACCAGGCGCGCGATCTGCTCATGAAGTTCAGTTGA
- a CDS encoding 3-hydroxyacyl-CoA dehydrogenase family protein, which translates to MGIERLFVVGAGFMGGGIAQVAAQAGIRVTLRDVGREILDRAVKSMGWSLAKLHEKGRLAEAPEAVLERVTPTLDWSGAGEADLVIEAVPERLELKLEVFRELEARAPSALLASNTSSIPITRLAAALSDPGRMMGLHFFSPVPLMPLVEVIHGLRTRPATVEAGLAFVRQVGKEPVEVRADVAGFIANRVAVPTMIEAIQLLEQNVAPAEEIDRAMRLGYGWKMGPLETADMTGLDVIHDVLVAIHQETGDPRYAPPRLLKRLVAAGHLGRKTGQGFYSYVPNQ; encoded by the coding sequence TTGGGCATCGAGCGGCTCTTCGTGGTGGGCGCAGGTTTCATGGGGGGCGGCATCGCACAGGTGGCGGCCCAGGCGGGCATCCGGGTGACGCTGCGGGACGTGGGCCGGGAGATTCTGGACCGGGCCGTGAAGTCCATGGGCTGGTCTCTGGCCAAGCTGCACGAGAAGGGACGCCTCGCGGAGGCGCCGGAGGCGGTGCTCGAGCGGGTCACCCCCACCCTGGACTGGAGCGGGGCGGGGGAGGCCGACCTGGTGATCGAGGCCGTGCCCGAGCGCCTGGAGCTGAAGCTGGAGGTCTTTCGCGAGCTGGAAGCGCGGGCGCCGTCGGCGCTCCTGGCCAGCAACACCTCGTCCATCCCCATCACACGTCTGGCCGCGGCCCTCTCGGACCCCGGCCGGATGATGGGGCTCCACTTCTTCAGCCCCGTTCCCCTCATGCCGCTGGTGGAGGTGATCCACGGGCTGCGCACCCGGCCCGCGACGGTGGAGGCCGGACTCGCCTTCGTTCGGCAGGTGGGGAAGGAGCCGGTCGAGGTACGGGCCGACGTGGCCGGGTTCATCGCCAACCGGGTGGCCGTGCCCACCATGATCGAGGCCATCCAGCTCCTGGAACAGAACGTGGCGCCCGCGGAGGAGATCGATCGGGCCATGCGCCTGGGCTACGGGTGGAAGATGGGGCCTCTGGAAACGGCGGACATGACAGGGCTCGACGTGATCCACGACGTCCTGGTGGCCATCCACCAGGAGACGGGTGACCCCCGCTACGCACCCCCGCGGCTCCTCAAGCGCCTGGTGGCGGCCGGACACCTGGGGCGCAAGACGGGGCAGGGCTTCTACAGCTACGTTCCGAATCAGTGA
- a CDS encoding radical SAM protein yields MPQAEATGGHPGRPAWDLGTRPVIVIWEVTHACALACVHCRAAADPHRHPEELTTQEGYALIDSVARLNPAIFVLSGGDPLMREDLFDLIAYARTRGLRVAAAPTGSARATPEAMQRFREAGVNTLSFSLDGPDAVIHDSFRRVRGTFDRTVKAIEAARELGIPFQINTTVTRATRPHLDRLREQVQILGAVQWDLFILVPTGRGESLEPLSPPEYEAFLGWLAGVAEGAPFRVKTTEGPQFRRMQAVLRGEPPERLRPGVNAGKGYVFVSNRGKVFPSGFLPLEVGDVRATPLDRIYRENPVLHQLRDASLLKGRCGQCPFDQVCGGSRSRAYAATGDYLAEDPLCGFDPAQVRTA; encoded by the coding sequence GTGCCGCAGGCCGAGGCTACGGGCGGCCATCCGGGCCGGCCGGCCTGGGACCTGGGGACCCGCCCGGTCATCGTCATCTGGGAGGTCACCCACGCCTGCGCCCTGGCGTGCGTCCACTGCCGCGCCGCAGCCGACCCCCACCGCCACCCCGAGGAGCTCACCACCCAGGAGGGGTACGCCCTCATCGACTCGGTGGCCCGACTGAACCCGGCCATCTTCGTCCTCAGCGGGGGCGACCCCCTCATGCGTGAGGACCTCTTCGACCTCATCGCCTACGCCCGCACCCGGGGCCTGCGCGTGGCCGCCGCGCCCACAGGGAGCGCGCGGGCCACGCCCGAGGCCATGCAGCGCTTCCGGGAGGCGGGGGTGAACACCCTCTCCTTCAGCCTCGACGGGCCCGACGCGGTGATCCACGACAGCTTCCGCCGGGTGCGGGGCACCTTCGACCGGACCGTGAAGGCCATCGAGGCCGCCCGGGAGCTGGGCATCCCCTTCCAGATCAACACCACCGTCACCCGCGCCACCCGGCCCCACCTGGACCGGCTGCGCGAGCAGGTCCAGATCCTGGGCGCCGTCCAGTGGGACCTCTTCATCCTGGTGCCCACGGGCCGCGGCGAGAGCCTGGAGCCGCTTTCCCCGCCGGAGTACGAGGCTTTCCTCGGGTGGCTGGCCGGCGTCGCCGAGGGCGCGCCCTTCCGGGTGAAGACCACCGAGGGTCCCCAGTTCCGGCGGATGCAGGCGGTCCTCCGGGGCGAGCCGCCCGAGCGGTTGCGGCCAGGCGTCAACGCGGGCAAGGGGTACGTCTTCGTCTCCAACCGGGGAAAGGTCTTTCCCAGCGGCTTCCTTCCGCTGGAGGTGGGCGACGTGCGGGCGACGCCCCTGGACCGCATCTATCGAGAGAACCCCGTTCTCCACCAGCTCCGGGACGCCTCGCTCCTCAAGGGGCGCTGCGGCCAGTGCCCCTTCGACCAGGTGTGCGGCGGCTCCCGCTCCCGGGCGTACGCCGCCACGGGCGACTACCTGGCCGAGGACCCGCTCTGCGGGTTCGACCCGGCACAGGTCCGCACAGCGTAA
- a CDS encoding adenylate kinase, which yields MRLVFLGPPGVGKGTQAEILAQREGIPAISTGQILREAAQSEALGPSLRRIMEGGGLVPDEVMVRIIEERLGRPDCRPGFILDGFPRTLGQAAELDRLLERLHLELDAVLLLDVDEERLVQRLVQRRVCSRCGANYHLTSRPPAQPGRCDRCGGELVQREDDREEVVRERFRTYRQKTLPLVEYYASRGLLRTVDGDQPIEAVGAAIEAALARRALPGAHRPEAGDGGPSPRQAAAGRG from the coding sequence ATGCGGCTCGTCTTCCTCGGACCGCCTGGCGTGGGCAAGGGCACGCAGGCAGAGATCCTGGCGCAACGCGAAGGCATTCCGGCCATCTCCACCGGACAGATCCTGCGCGAGGCCGCCCAGAGCGAGGCTCTGGGCCCGTCGCTCCGCCGGATCATGGAAGGCGGGGGCTTGGTCCCCGACGAGGTCATGGTTCGGATCATCGAAGAGCGCCTGGGTCGCCCCGACTGCCGCCCCGGCTTCATCCTGGACGGGTTCCCCCGAACCCTCGGGCAGGCCGCGGAGCTCGATCGGCTCCTGGAACGCCTGCATCTGGAGCTGGACGCGGTGCTCCTCCTGGACGTGGACGAGGAGCGGCTGGTCCAGCGCCTGGTCCAGCGTCGCGTCTGCTCCCGGTGCGGCGCCAACTACCACCTCACCTCCCGCCCGCCCGCCCAGCCGGGCCGCTGTGACCGCTGCGGGGGCGAGCTGGTGCAGCGTGAGGACGACCGCGAGGAGGTCGTCCGGGAGCGGTTCCGAACCTACCGCCAGAAGACCCTGCCCCTGGTGGAGTACTATGCCTCGCGGGGGCTCCTTCGGACCGTGGATGGCGACCAGCCTATCGAAGCGGTAGGCGCCGCCATCGAGGCGGCCTTGGCGCGCCGGGCCCTTCCGGGCGCCCACCGGCCCGAGGCAGGCGACGGAGGTCCCTCCCCCAGGCAGGCGGCCGCCGGCCGCGGCTAG
- a CDS encoding LptA/OstA family protein has protein sequence MRAEPIVQGASRRDGRTPWVLVAGVAALAVLVWIIRASAPGGPPEDIPPAAGPPHLERVKVDGLLEGTRQWTLEVRSLEEGPEVVSLEGIERGLFLRGQALWLTLTAARGRWTPETNGLVLEGDVQMDLVEGGHLETEQVRWRSEAGVLEAEAGVTATLAGDRLTAGRMVASSVTGVVELGGGVELVRPDGQILRAMGARWLDREQRLELVGGFDWFLPSLPGPGEGPAGGSGSAPGQASHEEASG, from the coding sequence ATGAGGGCCGAGCCGATCGTACAGGGCGCGTCGCGGCGCGACGGGCGCACCCCTTGGGTGCTCGTGGCTGGCGTCGCGGCCCTGGCTGTCCTGGTGTGGATCATCCGGGCCAGCGCGCCCGGCGGGCCGCCCGAGGACATCCCGCCCGCCGCCGGGCCGCCGCACCTGGAGCGGGTGAAGGTGGACGGGCTCCTGGAGGGCACGCGCCAGTGGACGCTGGAGGTCCGCAGCCTGGAGGAGGGGCCCGAGGTGGTCTCCCTGGAGGGCATCGAGCGGGGACTCTTCCTGAGGGGTCAGGCGCTCTGGCTCACCCTCACCGCGGCACGGGGACGGTGGACCCCGGAAACCAACGGGCTCGTTCTGGAAGGCGACGTGCAGATGGACCTGGTGGAGGGCGGTCACCTGGAGACCGAGCAGGTGCGATGGCGCAGCGAGGCAGGGGTGCTGGAGGCCGAAGCCGGCGTCACTGCCACCCTGGCAGGAGACCGGCTCACTGCGGGCCGCATGGTCGCAAGCTCGGTCACGGGCGTGGTGGAGCTGGGCGGGGGTGTGGAGCTGGTCCGCCCGGACGGCCAGATCCTGCGGGCCATGGGGGCCCGCTGGCTGGACAGGGAACAGCGGCTCGAGCTGGTGGGGGGGTTCGACTGGTTCCTCCCCTCCCTGCCCGGGCCGGGCGAAGGGCCGGCAGGTGGATCAGGATCCGCGCCGGGCCAGGCTTCGCATGAGGAGGCGAGCGGATGA